In one Cyprinus carpio isolate SPL01 chromosome B2, ASM1834038v1, whole genome shotgun sequence genomic region, the following are encoded:
- the LOC109111714 gene encoding GTPase IMAP family member 8-like, translating into MEAGEDSDYHDNYTALPEIKAIIIGSKAEYKCTAANTILSHTDWKVGKEIVKSEMKQTTIQNRSVTLVMTPGWWRSFTLAESTKYIQMEIVHSLKHCPDPHAFLLVISLHKPFTDMHLKSVVEHMEIFGEQIWNHTIVLLMYDNTEQRNADSKQLIERAGKELDIVIKKCGNRVHVFNYTDSRGINVEKLFHEIERLVAEHQGQCFKIDSKLLEDMEEKRSTMEKQAKERENEVKTKMQSLKKCLTERSCGFPELRIVLMGGRFVGKTSVMNTILKIKQEFSNSKKCVMREGEVDKRKVILIDTPGWWPYASVKETSESVKQEIMSSVTMCSPGPHAVLLVLQSDVAFTEAQRRSVKEHMELLGQNVWKYCIVVFTRGDWRGTSTIEEHIESEGETLRMLINKCGNRYHILNNMQWDDGIQVRELMEKVEMMARGNTDLLTPVEAAMEETDSGWGSNWSDQDKLERGSLKLDPPNMHDDKVKKWLENIEIVSNYRTSSDFSQDILEDESR; encoded by the exons ATGGAGGCTGGAGAGGACTCAGATTATCACGACA ATTATACAGCTCTTCCAGAAATAAAGGCCATTATAATAGGTAGTAAAGCAGAGTACAAATGCACTGCAGCTAATACCATTCTTAGCCACACTGACTGGAAAGTGGGTAAAGAGATAGTCAAGAGTGAAATGAAGCAGACGACAATTCAGAACAGGTCTGTTACTTTGGTAATGACACCAGGATGGTGGAGGAGCTTCACGCTGGCAGAGAGTACAAAGTATATACAGATGGAGATTGTGCACAGCTTAAAACACTGTCCTGATCCACATGCCTTTCTTCTAGTCATCAGTCTACACAAACCATTCACAGACATGCACCTTAAAAGTGTGGTGGAGCACATGGAGATTTTTGGTGAGCAGATCTGGAACCACACCATCGTTCTGCTCATGTATGACAACACAGAGCAGAGAAATGCAGATAGCAAGCAACTAATTGAGAGAGCAGGGAAAGAGCTTGATATTGTAATAAAGAAATGTGGGAACAGAGTTCATGTTTTCAATTATACTGACAGCAGGGGGATAAATGTGGAAAAACTGTTTCATGAGATAGAGAGACTGGTAGCTGAGCATCAAGGACAGTGCTTTAAAATTGACAGCAAACTGCTTGAAGATATGGAGGAAAAGAGAAGCACTATGGAGAAACAAGcaaaggagagagagaatgaagtaaaaacaaagatgcaaagctTGAAAAAATGTCTAACAG AGAGAAGTTGTGGTTTTCCAGAATTAAGGATTGTCTTGATGGGTGGCAGATTTGTTGGGAAGACCTCAGTGATGAACACTATCCTGAAAATCAAACAAGAGTTTAGCAACTCTAAAAAGTGTGtgatgagagagggagaggttgacAAGAGAAAAGTCATTTTAATCGACACACCTGGATGGTGGCCGTACGCATCTGTAAAGGAAACATCAGAGTCAGTCAAGCAGGAGATCATGTCAAGTGTTACTATGTGTTCACCAGGACCTCATGCAGTTTTGCTGGTTCTGCAGTCTGATGTCGCCTTCACTGAAGCACAAAGGAGGTCTGTCAAGGAGCACATGGAGCTCCTGGGTCAAAATGTCTGGAAGTACTGTATAGTGGTGTTCACCAGAGGCGACTGGAGGGGGACTTCCACTATTGAAGAGCACATTGAGAGTGAAGGAGAAACTCTGCGGATGCtgataaataaatgtggaaacaGGTATCACATTCTTAACAACATGCAGTGGGATGATGGGATACAGGTCAGAGAGTTGATGGAGAAAGTGGAGATGATGGCCAGAGGAAACACAGATCTCCTGACACCAGTGGAAGCAGCAATGGAGGAGACTGACAGTGGCTGGGGATCTAACTGGTCAGACCAAGACAAGTTAGAGAGAGGAAGCTTAAAGCTCGATCCACCTAACA TGCATGATGACAAAGTCaaaaaatggcttgaaaacataGAAATTGTGTCTAACTACAGGACCTCATCAGACTTTTCACAAGACATTTTAGAGGATGAATCAAGATAA
- the LOC109112285 gene encoding sal-like protein 2 isoform X2, whose amino-acid sequence MASPKLGVSATTTSCSSSSAAASLCVPPHPGSPSSVPQGPPSPITPSSSPSTVPSAPACAPVSIAFILEELRVLQQRQIHQMQMTEEICKQVLRLGGGSCEVDSKPFTLPSLPQLCLKGSVNNSRPSRPKTSPPPTSVAPLLACFSSLLPPQTTSKSSKQTHPLLNVLRPHKAQYDSSIVTPASFTSHTIASTSSSMSTAAASNYPLTLSLGLPSQKSSTTGASGHSGVNFPNQSIPAAAVPLASSQDPKISAQGGMTVSLSGRMQHACRFCRKLFSSDSSLQIHLRSHTGERPYQCPVCFSRFTTRGNLKVHFLRHREQNPELSFSLFPCSLFASVTGGSMGAQMQPNGQITSTNTNATQRNQKQQEDDLRGDSLEGTTASTRATTSSLPPSIDLALLTTAHSLLQLNRAAAAAAAAASTSTTSSITSSSPSSLASTLLSSPTSSTSSIAGVYKGVKRFDENTPPIPTLLPHSAYSQLANLPKIFFPTSSAQHHAGHGFLRPTTPAGSFLPSPQQHITFPFTASSKTPSISTPTSDTSKLQRLVEKLEKEPQGQSHWVSSIGETSTSSHTVAGALSCSSSGLMSTSTSTNVVTSLPSSTIQIPSSFFSKESPYLGLMHSAGTLAPNQCSVCLRVLSCPRALRLHQATHLGERPFPCKLCGRSFSTKGSLRAHLATHRARPPNSRAQNSCPLCQRKFTNALVLQHHIRMHLGGQLPPEQMPDTSTECEILSHSESIELSASEMSPSATDVQLLNDLQSITDSRHTESLAVSTALTACAITSSLPASLSSGPIPLLDLSPDPSLNPTPHSPPTFRADPPELSLSVPSPVDSAPSLVPPATQSASATTVPDATDELSFKLSSNTAFLEDKKISSSPALKKESPQRNDCEQSENRSVSPIPFSGSRSNLEDLLSIQALNASRVPPPHPESAPPSLLALRSESVSLHTVRLEKPDQSLLQKSELIPQEFSKEEKTEDKIHKTPKNGQRTTPDLSINAEMVSDTVNKTNEDETEDCDTHVQKTIKEAHCSSTAKDKADTTATEMDRTESTVCISLTPSLPPPMPEKKIYHCSECGKEYASRSGLKGHMKHHGGFVKAPRALAKTKGPERVLHHERSQTHHLATFLPPGHQ is encoded by the exons ATGGCTTCTCCAAAGTTAGGTGTGTCGGCAACCACAACCTCCTGTTCATCCTCCTCTGCTGCTGCTTCTCTCTGTGTGCCTCCACACCCTGGAAGCCCTAGTTCTGTTCCTCAGGGTCCTCCAAGTCCAATTACACCCTCTTCCAGCCCAAGCACAGTCCCCTCAGCCCCAGCATGTGCACCCGTCAGTATTGCTTTCATCTTGGAGGAGCTACGTGTGCTTCAGCAGAGGCAAATTCATCAGATGCAGATGACTGAAGAAATCTGTAAGCAAGTACTGAGATTGGGAGGAGGATCTTGTGAAGTGGATTCAAAACCATTTACACTACCATCTCTGCCACAGCTCTGTTTAAAAGGTTCTGTTAACAACTCCAGACCTTCCCGACCAAAGACATCACCTCCCCCCACCTCTGTGGCTCCTCTTTTGGCCTGTTTCTCATCCCTTCTACCCCCTCAGACCACCTCTAAGTCCTCCAAACAGACCCACCCTCTCTTGAATGTCTTACGCCCCCATAAAGCACAATATGACAGCAGCATAGTTACTCCAGCAAGCTTCACCAGTCACACAATTGCTTCCACATCCTCATCAATGTCTACAGCTGCTGCCTCGAACTATCCACTCACACTTTCTCTTGGCCTTCCATCCCAAAAATCATCCACCACAGGAGCTAGTGGACACAGTGGTGTGAACTTTCCAAACCAATCTATACCAGCAGCTGCTGTCCCTTTAGCCTCCTCACAGGATCCAAAAATCTCTGCCCAAGGAGGTATGACTGTCTCATTGTCAGGGCGTATGCAGCATGCATGCCGATTTTGTCGGAAACTCTTCAGCAGTGATTCATCCCTGCAAATACACTTGCGTTCACACACGGGGGAGCGTCCTTACCAGTGTCCTGTATGTTTCAGTCGATTCACCACACGAGGGAACCTCAAGGTCCACTTCTTGCGGCATCGTGAGCAAAACCCTGAACTCTCCTTTTCATTGTTTCCCTGTTCACTTTTTGCGTCTGTAACTGGGGGATCAATGGGAGCACAAATGCAACCAAATGGACAAATCACCTCCACCAATACAAATGCTACTCAGAGGAATCAAAAACAGCAAGAGGATGATCTGCGTGGCGACAGTCTTGAGGGAACTACTGCCTCAACACGTGCCACAACCTCATCTCTTCCTCCTAGTATTGATTTGGCCCTGCTGACCACTGCACACTCTCTCCTTCAGCTCAATCGTGCCGCTGCTGCTGCGGCTGCTGCAGCCTCTACATCCACTACCTCCTCAATCACATCCTCATCACCTTCCTCTCTGGCCTCCACCCTTCTCTCATCCCCTACCTCATCCACCTCCTCCATTGCTGGGGTGTATAAAGGAGTAAAACGCTTTGATGAGAACACCCCACCAATACCTACTCTGCTCCCCCATTCTGCTTACTCACAGCTTGCAAATTTACCCAAAATCTTCTTCCCAACATCTTCAGCTCAGCATCATGCAGGCCATGGGTTTCTCAGGCCAACAACTCCAGCTGGATCCTTCCTGCCATCTCCACAACAACACATCACATTCCCGTTCACAGCATCATCCAAAACCCCATCCATCTCAACCCCAACCTCAGACACATCGAAGCTGCAGAGATTGGTGGAGAAGTTAGAAAAAGAACCACAAGGTCAGTCACATTGGGTTTCATCCATTGGGGAGACTTCTACCAGCAGCCATACTGTAGCAGGAGCATTAAGCTGTAGCAGCAGTGGTTTAATGAGCACAAGCACAAGTACAAATGTGGTCACCTCACTTCCATCGTCTACGATCCAAATACCATCATCGTTCTTTAGTAAGGAGTCACCCTACCTGGGACTTATGCACTCTGCTGGGACACTTGCCCCTAATCAGTGTAGTGTGTGCCTGCGGGTGCTAAGCTGCCCAAGAGCATTACGATTGCACCAGGCTACTCATTTAGGTGAGCGACCCTTCCCCTGCAAGCTATGTGGTCGATCCTTCTCAACTAAAGGAAGCCTTCGAGCACACCTTGCCACACACCGTGCCCGCCCACCAAACAGTCGTGCACAGAATTCTTGCCCCTTATGTCAACGTAAGTTTACCAATGCCCTTGTGCTACAACATCATATCCGCATGCACTTAGGAGGACAGCTACCACCAGAGCAGATGCCAGATACCTCAACAGAATGTGAGATTTTGTCCCATTCCGAGTCTATTGAGCTCTCTGCTTCAGAGATGAGCCCTAGTGCTACAGATGTTCAGTTACTAAATGATCTACAATCCATTACGGATTCTAGACATACTGAATCCCTGGCTGTCAGCACTGCTCTTACAGCATGTGCCATAACCTCCAGCCTACCAGCTTCACTTAGCTCGGGTCCTATACCACTTTTAGACCTAAGCCCTGACCCATCCTTGAATCCAACCCCCCATTCACCTCCAACCTTCAGAGCTGATCCACCTGAGCTCTCTCTCAGTGTACCTTCTCCAGTGGATTCTGCACCCTCCCTTGTCCCCCCTGCCACCCAATCAGCGTCAGCAACAACTGTTCCTGATGCAACTGATGAACTATCTTTTAAACTTTCCAGCAACACTGCCTTCTTGGAAGATAAAAAGATTTCAAGCTCCCCTgctctgaagaaagaaagtccgCAAAGAAATGACTGTGAACAAAGTGAAAATAGATCTGTCTCACCTATTCCTTTCTCTGGATCCAGATCAAATCTGGAGGATCTTCTTAGTATACAAGCTCTTAATGCGTCCAGAGTTCCTCCACCACATCCAGAATCAGCACCACCTTCTCTCCTTGCACTGAGATCTGAGAGTGTGTCTTTGCATACAGTACGCCTAGAGAAGCCTGACCAAAGCCTTCTCCAAAAATCTGAATTAATCCCCCAAGAGTTCTCTAAGGAAGAAAAGACAGaagataaaatacataaaacaccaaAGAATGGACAAAGGACAACTCCAGATTTGAGTATTAATGCAGAAATGGTATCAGacactgtaaacaaaacaaatgaggaTGAGACTGAGGATTGTGACACACATGTGCAGAAGACCATAAAGGAAGCTCACTGTAGTTCAACTGCAAAGGATAAAGCAGATACAACAGCGACTGAAATGGACAGAACAGAATCAACTGTATGCATATCACTGACTCCCAGTCTTCCACCTCCAATGCCAGAGAAAAAAATCTACCACTGTTCTGAATGTGGAAAAGAGTATGCAAGTCGCAGCGGACTTAAG GGACACATGAAGCACCATGGAGGATTTGTCAAGGCACCCCGAGCTCTTGCAAAGACCAAGGGCCCAGAGAGAGTTTTGCATCATGAGCGTTCACAAACTCACCACCTTGCAACCTTTCTCCCACCAGGACATCAATGA
- the LOC109112285 gene encoding sal-like protein 2 isoform X1: protein MSRRKQKRPQHFFSPILNTSWLLQHEEQLAVKSLTSTLAKNSSCSSSQSTTQSRQYSSNPTAPVERLTTPSLPRASHPVFHISSQPIHFPSNLKESHLFQISDIPSRSTNQCITTTAPTVLSTHNHTHLPMASPKLGVSATTTSCSSSSAAASLCVPPHPGSPSSVPQGPPSPITPSSSPSTVPSAPACAPVSIAFILEELRVLQQRQIHQMQMTEEICKQVLRLGGGSCEVDSKPFTLPSLPQLCLKGSVNNSRPSRPKTSPPPTSVAPLLACFSSLLPPQTTSKSSKQTHPLLNVLRPHKAQYDSSIVTPASFTSHTIASTSSSMSTAAASNYPLTLSLGLPSQKSSTTGASGHSGVNFPNQSIPAAAVPLASSQDPKISAQGGMTVSLSGRMQHACRFCRKLFSSDSSLQIHLRSHTGERPYQCPVCFSRFTTRGNLKVHFLRHREQNPELSFSLFPCSLFASVTGGSMGAQMQPNGQITSTNTNATQRNQKQQEDDLRGDSLEGTTASTRATTSSLPPSIDLALLTTAHSLLQLNRAAAAAAAAASTSTTSSITSSSPSSLASTLLSSPTSSTSSIAGVYKGVKRFDENTPPIPTLLPHSAYSQLANLPKIFFPTSSAQHHAGHGFLRPTTPAGSFLPSPQQHITFPFTASSKTPSISTPTSDTSKLQRLVEKLEKEPQGQSHWVSSIGETSTSSHTVAGALSCSSSGLMSTSTSTNVVTSLPSSTIQIPSSFFSKESPYLGLMHSAGTLAPNQCSVCLRVLSCPRALRLHQATHLGERPFPCKLCGRSFSTKGSLRAHLATHRARPPNSRAQNSCPLCQRKFTNALVLQHHIRMHLGGQLPPEQMPDTSTECEILSHSESIELSASEMSPSATDVQLLNDLQSITDSRHTESLAVSTALTACAITSSLPASLSSGPIPLLDLSPDPSLNPTPHSPPTFRADPPELSLSVPSPVDSAPSLVPPATQSASATTVPDATDELSFKLSSNTAFLEDKKISSSPALKKESPQRNDCEQSENRSVSPIPFSGSRSNLEDLLSIQALNASRVPPPHPESAPPSLLALRSESVSLHTVRLEKPDQSLLQKSELIPQEFSKEEKTEDKIHKTPKNGQRTTPDLSINAEMVSDTVNKTNEDETEDCDTHVQKTIKEAHCSSTAKDKADTTATEMDRTESTVCISLTPSLPPPMPEKKIYHCSECGKEYASRSGLKGHMKHHGGFVKAPRALAKTKGPERVLHHERSQTHHLATFLPPGHQ from the exons ATGTCACGCCGGAAACAGAAAAGACCTCAGCACTTTTTCAGCCCCATCCTCAACACTTCGTGGCTACTTCAGCATG AGGAGCAATTGGCAGTGAAGTCCCTCACCTCTACTCTTGCAAAGAACTCTTCCTGCTCTTCCTCACAATCAACAACTCAAAGCCGCCAATATTCCTCAAACCCAACCGCACCAGTTGAGAGGCTCACAACACCTTCTCTGCCTAGAGCCAGCCATCCTGTTTTTCACATCTCTAGCCAGCCCATACACTTTCCTTCAAACCTCAAAGAGTCTCACCTTTTCCAAATTTCTGACATCCCATCCCGTTCTACTAATCAGTGTATCACTACCACTGCACCAACTGTGCTCTCTACCCACAACCACACTCACTTACCCATGGCTTCTCCAAAGTTAGGTGTGTCGGCAACCACAACCTCCTGTTCATCCTCCTCTGCTGCTGCTTCTCTCTGTGTGCCTCCACACCCTGGAAGCCCTAGTTCTGTTCCTCAGGGTCCTCCAAGTCCAATTACACCCTCTTCCAGCCCAAGCACAGTCCCCTCAGCCCCAGCATGTGCACCCGTCAGTATTGCTTTCATCTTGGAGGAGCTACGTGTGCTTCAGCAGAGGCAAATTCATCAGATGCAGATGACTGAAGAAATCTGTAAGCAAGTACTGAGATTGGGAGGAGGATCTTGTGAAGTGGATTCAAAACCATTTACACTACCATCTCTGCCACAGCTCTGTTTAAAAGGTTCTGTTAACAACTCCAGACCTTCCCGACCAAAGACATCACCTCCCCCCACCTCTGTGGCTCCTCTTTTGGCCTGTTTCTCATCCCTTCTACCCCCTCAGACCACCTCTAAGTCCTCCAAACAGACCCACCCTCTCTTGAATGTCTTACGCCCCCATAAAGCACAATATGACAGCAGCATAGTTACTCCAGCAAGCTTCACCAGTCACACAATTGCTTCCACATCCTCATCAATGTCTACAGCTGCTGCCTCGAACTATCCACTCACACTTTCTCTTGGCCTTCCATCCCAAAAATCATCCACCACAGGAGCTAGTGGACACAGTGGTGTGAACTTTCCAAACCAATCTATACCAGCAGCTGCTGTCCCTTTAGCCTCCTCACAGGATCCAAAAATCTCTGCCCAAGGAGGTATGACTGTCTCATTGTCAGGGCGTATGCAGCATGCATGCCGATTTTGTCGGAAACTCTTCAGCAGTGATTCATCCCTGCAAATACACTTGCGTTCACACACGGGGGAGCGTCCTTACCAGTGTCCTGTATGTTTCAGTCGATTCACCACACGAGGGAACCTCAAGGTCCACTTCTTGCGGCATCGTGAGCAAAACCCTGAACTCTCCTTTTCATTGTTTCCCTGTTCACTTTTTGCGTCTGTAACTGGGGGATCAATGGGAGCACAAATGCAACCAAATGGACAAATCACCTCCACCAATACAAATGCTACTCAGAGGAATCAAAAACAGCAAGAGGATGATCTGCGTGGCGACAGTCTTGAGGGAACTACTGCCTCAACACGTGCCACAACCTCATCTCTTCCTCCTAGTATTGATTTGGCCCTGCTGACCACTGCACACTCTCTCCTTCAGCTCAATCGTGCCGCTGCTGCTGCGGCTGCTGCAGCCTCTACATCCACTACCTCCTCAATCACATCCTCATCACCTTCCTCTCTGGCCTCCACCCTTCTCTCATCCCCTACCTCATCCACCTCCTCCATTGCTGGGGTGTATAAAGGAGTAAAACGCTTTGATGAGAACACCCCACCAATACCTACTCTGCTCCCCCATTCTGCTTACTCACAGCTTGCAAATTTACCCAAAATCTTCTTCCCAACATCTTCAGCTCAGCATCATGCAGGCCATGGGTTTCTCAGGCCAACAACTCCAGCTGGATCCTTCCTGCCATCTCCACAACAACACATCACATTCCCGTTCACAGCATCATCCAAAACCCCATCCATCTCAACCCCAACCTCAGACACATCGAAGCTGCAGAGATTGGTGGAGAAGTTAGAAAAAGAACCACAAGGTCAGTCACATTGGGTTTCATCCATTGGGGAGACTTCTACCAGCAGCCATACTGTAGCAGGAGCATTAAGCTGTAGCAGCAGTGGTTTAATGAGCACAAGCACAAGTACAAATGTGGTCACCTCACTTCCATCGTCTACGATCCAAATACCATCATCGTTCTTTAGTAAGGAGTCACCCTACCTGGGACTTATGCACTCTGCTGGGACACTTGCCCCTAATCAGTGTAGTGTGTGCCTGCGGGTGCTAAGCTGCCCAAGAGCATTACGATTGCACCAGGCTACTCATTTAGGTGAGCGACCCTTCCCCTGCAAGCTATGTGGTCGATCCTTCTCAACTAAAGGAAGCCTTCGAGCACACCTTGCCACACACCGTGCCCGCCCACCAAACAGTCGTGCACAGAATTCTTGCCCCTTATGTCAACGTAAGTTTACCAATGCCCTTGTGCTACAACATCATATCCGCATGCACTTAGGAGGACAGCTACCACCAGAGCAGATGCCAGATACCTCAACAGAATGTGAGATTTTGTCCCATTCCGAGTCTATTGAGCTCTCTGCTTCAGAGATGAGCCCTAGTGCTACAGATGTTCAGTTACTAAATGATCTACAATCCATTACGGATTCTAGACATACTGAATCCCTGGCTGTCAGCACTGCTCTTACAGCATGTGCCATAACCTCCAGCCTACCAGCTTCACTTAGCTCGGGTCCTATACCACTTTTAGACCTAAGCCCTGACCCATCCTTGAATCCAACCCCCCATTCACCTCCAACCTTCAGAGCTGATCCACCTGAGCTCTCTCTCAGTGTACCTTCTCCAGTGGATTCTGCACCCTCCCTTGTCCCCCCTGCCACCCAATCAGCGTCAGCAACAACTGTTCCTGATGCAACTGATGAACTATCTTTTAAACTTTCCAGCAACACTGCCTTCTTGGAAGATAAAAAGATTTCAAGCTCCCCTgctctgaagaaagaaagtccgCAAAGAAATGACTGTGAACAAAGTGAAAATAGATCTGTCTCACCTATTCCTTTCTCTGGATCCAGATCAAATCTGGAGGATCTTCTTAGTATACAAGCTCTTAATGCGTCCAGAGTTCCTCCACCACATCCAGAATCAGCACCACCTTCTCTCCTTGCACTGAGATCTGAGAGTGTGTCTTTGCATACAGTACGCCTAGAGAAGCCTGACCAAAGCCTTCTCCAAAAATCTGAATTAATCCCCCAAGAGTTCTCTAAGGAAGAAAAGACAGaagataaaatacataaaacaccaaAGAATGGACAAAGGACAACTCCAGATTTGAGTATTAATGCAGAAATGGTATCAGacactgtaaacaaaacaaatgaggaTGAGACTGAGGATTGTGACACACATGTGCAGAAGACCATAAAGGAAGCTCACTGTAGTTCAACTGCAAAGGATAAAGCAGATACAACAGCGACTGAAATGGACAGAACAGAATCAACTGTATGCATATCACTGACTCCCAGTCTTCCACCTCCAATGCCAGAGAAAAAAATCTACCACTGTTCTGAATGTGGAAAAGAGTATGCAAGTCGCAGCGGACTTAAG GGACACATGAAGCACCATGGAGGATTTGTCAAGGCACCCCGAGCTCTTGCAAAGACCAAGGGCCCAGAGAGAGTTTTGCATCATGAGCGTTCACAAACTCACCACCTTGCAACCTTTCTCCCACCAGGACATCAATGA